From Coccinella septempunctata chromosome 4, icCocSept1.1, whole genome shotgun sequence, a single genomic window includes:
- the LOC123311763 gene encoding larval cuticle protein 1-like isoform X1, which yields MKCILSVLFTLVTSVMSVPVVNDADATITSYDYQLNENGYSFSYSTSNGITRQENAVIIGDPNRMNDDNQIIRVNGFYSYTDKDNNVYRVDYVADENGYRVLGKSPPSASAPSSSYGAPAGEPFAGPISQSFGGSQSYSPQEPKPISSAALASLGGSS from the exons ATGAAATGCATTTTGTCG GTTCTATTCACATTGGTCACGAGTGTTATGAGTGTTCCCGTGGTAAACGATGCTGATGCCACCATAACCAGCTATGATTATCAGCTGAATGAAAATGGATACAGTTTCTC TTATTCAACCAGCAATGGAATAACAAGGCAAGAAAATGCGGTTATAATCGGTGATCCGAATAGGATGAACGACGATAACCAAATTATTAGAGTAAATGGATTCTATTCATATACCGATAAGGATAACAATGTGTATCGAGTAGACTATGTAGCAGACGAGAATGGTTACAGGGTTCTTGGAAAGTCACCACCTTCTGCGTCTGCGCCTTCTTCAAGTTATGGAGCTCCAGCAGGTGAACCTTTTGCAGGTCCTATCTCTCAAAGTTTTGGTGGATCACAGTCCTACAGCCCCCAAGAACCAAAACCTATATCATCAGCAGCCTTAGCTTCTCTTGGTGGATCATCATAA
- the LOC123311763 gene encoding larval cuticle protein 1-like isoform X2 gives MVLFTLVTSVMSVPVVNDADATITSYDYQLNENGYSFSYSTSNGITRQENAVIIGDPNRMNDDNQIIRVNGFYSYTDKDNNVYRVDYVADENGYRVLGKSPPSASAPSSSYGAPAGEPFAGPISQSFGGSQSYSPQEPKPISSAALASLGGSS, from the exons ATG GTTCTATTCACATTGGTCACGAGTGTTATGAGTGTTCCCGTGGTAAACGATGCTGATGCCACCATAACCAGCTATGATTATCAGCTGAATGAAAATGGATACAGTTTCTC TTATTCAACCAGCAATGGAATAACAAGGCAAGAAAATGCGGTTATAATCGGTGATCCGAATAGGATGAACGACGATAACCAAATTATTAGAGTAAATGGATTCTATTCATATACCGATAAGGATAACAATGTGTATCGAGTAGACTATGTAGCAGACGAGAATGGTTACAGGGTTCTTGGAAAGTCACCACCTTCTGCGTCTGCGCCTTCTTCAAGTTATGGAGCTCCAGCAGGTGAACCTTTTGCAGGTCCTATCTCTCAAAGTTTTGGTGGATCACAGTCCTACAGCCCCCAAGAACCAAAACCTATATCATCAGCAGCCTTAGCTTCTCTTGGTGGATCATCATAA
- the LOC123312524 gene encoding larval cuticle protein 1-like, producing the protein MPSFFQVLFALVTSVMSVPVVNDADATITSYDYQLKENGYSFSYSTSNGITRQENAVIIGDPNRMNDDNQIIRVNGFYSYTDKDNNVYRVDYVADENGYRVLEKAPPSEPSGGFGAPGFASSAGSAPFAGPISQSFGGSQSYSPEEPKPISSAALASLGGS; encoded by the exons ATGCCTTCTTTTTTTCAGGTTTTATTTGCATTGGTCACTAGTGTTATGAGTGTGCCTGTCGTGAACGATGCTGACGCTACCATAACCAGTTATGATTATCAGCTGAAGGAAAATGGATACAGTTTCTC TTATTCAACCAGCAATGGAATCACAAGGCAAGAAAATGCGGTTATAATCGGTGATCCGAATAGGATGAACGACGATAACCAAATTATTAGAGTGAATGGATTCTATTCCTACACCGATAAGGATAACAATGTGTATCGAGTAGACTATGTAGCAGACGAGAATGGTTACAGGGTACTTGAAAAGGCACCACCTTCTGAGCCTTCTGGAGGTTTTGGGGCTCCTGGTTTTGCGTCTTCTGCAGGTTCTGCACCTTTTGCAGGTCCTATCTCTCAAAGTTTTGGTGGATCACAGTCCTACAGCCCCGAAGAACCAAAACCTATATCATCAGCAGCCTTAGCTTCTCTTGGTGGATCATGA
- the LOC123312333 gene encoding larval cuticle protein 1-like isoform X1, with the protein MKFILLISTTLMSCVISAPVGNDADATIISYEYEQKENGYFFSYTTSNGITREENAVIVDDPNGKNEENQIIRINGYYSYTDKDNNLYRVDYVADENGYIILEKPKLSPSQTATQGLSIPKPAYKPQLQPRPPAYKPQAPPIVFPKQETYLPRPTYKPQSEISSAALASLGGS; encoded by the exons ATGAAGTTTATCTTATTG atttcaaccACGTTGATGTCATGTGTTATTAGCGCACCCGTCGGAAACGATGCCGATGCTACCATAATCAGTTATGAATATGAGCAGAAGGAAAACGGATACTTTTTCTC TTACACAACTAGCAACGGAATCACGAGGGAAGAAAACGCTGTAATAGTAGATGATCCTAatggaaaaaatgaagaaaatcaaaTTATAAGAATAAATGGATATTATTCTTACACAGATAAAGATAATAACCTATATCGAGTAGATTACGTAGCAGACGAGAATGGGTACATAATATTGGAAAAGCCTAAGCTTTCACCTTCTCAAACTGCCACCCAAGGACTATCGATTCCGAAACCTGCTTACAAGCCTCAATTACAGCCTCGACCACCAGCTTACAAGCCTCAAGCTCCTCCTATTGTATTTCCCAAACAAGAGACATATTTGCCTCGCCCGACTTATAAGCCCCAATCAGAAATATCTTCAGCAGCTCTGGCTTCACTTGGCGGGTCGTAG
- the LOC123312333 gene encoding larval cuticle protein 1-like isoform X2, with product MSCVISAPVGNDADATIISYEYEQKENGYFFSYTTSNGITREENAVIVDDPNGKNEENQIIRINGYYSYTDKDNNLYRVDYVADENGYIILEKPKLSPSQTATQGLSIPKPAYKPQLQPRPPAYKPQAPPIVFPKQETYLPRPTYKPQSEISSAALASLGGS from the exons ATGTCATGTGTTATTAGCGCACCCGTCGGAAACGATGCCGATGCTACCATAATCAGTTATGAATATGAGCAGAAGGAAAACGGATACTTTTTCTC TTACACAACTAGCAACGGAATCACGAGGGAAGAAAACGCTGTAATAGTAGATGATCCTAatggaaaaaatgaagaaaatcaaaTTATAAGAATAAATGGATATTATTCTTACACAGATAAAGATAATAACCTATATCGAGTAGATTACGTAGCAGACGAGAATGGGTACATAATATTGGAAAAGCCTAAGCTTTCACCTTCTCAAACTGCCACCCAAGGACTATCGATTCCGAAACCTGCTTACAAGCCTCAATTACAGCCTCGACCACCAGCTTACAAGCCTCAAGCTCCTCCTATTGTATTTCCCAAACAAGAGACATATTTGCCTCGCCCGACTTATAAGCCCCAATCAGAAATATCTTCAGCAGCTCTGGCTTCACTTGGCGGGTCGTAG